Genomic segment of Streptococcus pneumoniae:
CTTTAATTGAACACCGGCTTGATCTAATTTTGCTTGGAGATCAAGTAGTTGATTGTCAACAGTTGCGAGTTGTTGAGAAGCTGTTTGTAGGAACTGAGTTCGTAGAACTTCGATTTTTGTTCCTAAACTATGATCATAAGTCGAAATGCTTCCTGTACTTGCACGTTGGATTTTGAGATTGGCAATGGAATTTTCAAGACTAGAAATGCTTTGATTGATTTGTGAGATGTACTGCTCTGCTGTAGCAGTATCTTGGGCTTGAGACAAGTATGTATTTAGAGTAGCTTGAAGCGGATTATTTGCTGGTAAGCTAGTAGAGCGACTGCTAATGGCTTGGCGAAGTTCCTCGTATTCGGAGATTTGTTGATGGATTTCGTTAATCTGATTGTCGATTGCTGAGACAGTATTGCTAGCAATAGCAGCTTGGTTGTTCACTTCTGTATTGATCTTTGAGATACCAAGTTCGATATCTTGCGATTGTGTGATAAAGTTATTAAATGTGTTAACATACCCAAATTCATCCTCGCCTGCAAAGAGGTTTGTCCCCTGCTCCAAACTGGATTTGAGCGTTTCAAGTCCAGTTTTTTGTCGTTGAAGGAGGGCTAATTGCGTCTCTATAGCCTGCTTTTGAGAGCTTTCCATCGTTTCAGAGTATTTGATGATGATCTCATCTTTTTTTACCAACTGATTATTGACTAGATTGTTGGTAAGAATGGTGTTATTGCTGGTTGATTGGATAGAAGCGATAATCTTTGTTGGAGTAATTTCTCCTCGTGAGGTGATAGTGACTTCCTTCTTGGCAAATAGCGAAAAAATGACAAGAAAGCTGACAAGTAAGAGTAAGGGAATAATCAAGAGTGTCGCAAAGTTATGGTAACGACGCTGGTAAAATTCAGCGCTTTTAAAAAGATTTGGATTCATGGAATACATCTCCTTACTTACTAAATAAATGGTGATAGAAACCTTGTTTGGCCATTAGTTCCTGATGAGTGCCAGTTTCGATAATCTTTCCTTGGTCAAGGACAATGACTTGATTGGTTCGCTCAGAAATACTAAGTCGGTGAGCTACAAAAATAATGGTTTTATCGGTCATTGTCATCAGATTATCAATCACCTTTTTTTCTGTTAGGACATCAAGACCGCTTGTTGCTTCATCGAGAATCAGAACAGAAGCCTTGGTGAGAAGAGCCCTAGCAAGTGCAATCCGCTGTTTTTGCCCACCGGACAAGCCTGCTCCATCAGAGAGTTCTGTCTGATATCCCATAGGCATCTGTTCGATATCCTGGCGAATCTCTGCAATTTCACAAGCTCTTAAAATATCTTCTTGGCTGATCATCTGATTAGCTCCCAAGGTCAAATTCTCTAACACAGAACCGCTAAAGATATAGGCTTGTTGGGGAAGGTAGTTGATATGCTTTCGTAACACTTTTTTATCCACCATTTTGAGGTTGTTATTGTTAATGGTGATGCGTCCTTTGTAGGGTTCAAAGAAGTTGACAATCATTTTAGCCAAAGTCGTCTTCCCTGAACCACTAATCCCTACAAGACTCACCTTGTCGCCTTTTTTGATTGTCAGATTGATGTCTGATAAGGTATCACGACCAAAACCATACTTGTAGGAAAGGTCCTCAAATTGAATGTCACCAGAAAGAAATTGAGGATCTGTCAGGCTCTGATCACCGCTAAATTCTGATTCAACAAGGTAAACTTCATTCAGACGATTATTTGCTACTTTTGCAGATTGGAGTTTTGTTTGGAGGTTGATGATATTTTCCAGAGGATGGGTAAAATAGCTGAGCAAGGTATTGAAGGTAATCAACTGGCCAATAGAAATCGAGTTATCCATGACTAATCTCGCCCCAAACCAGAGAATACCAGTATTTAGGATTAGCTGAGCACCTTGCTTCAGTGTGCCTTGTAGGATAGAATACTTACTTAGTTTAAAGGATTTATCTAAATAATCAACGAACTCGCTGTCAATTTTCTGATAGCGACTTTCTTCACTGGTCAAGGACTTGATGGTTTCGATACCGTTAATATCTTCGATAATGGCTGAGCTGACCATGGAATTGCTTTGCATGACATCATGATTCATCTTTTCAAATGGTTTCATAAAGATGAAAATAATGGCAATATAGATAGGGATAGAAATCAGTGATAGTAAGAAAAGATGTGTATTTTGTACCAGTAGTACAGCGCCCACGATGATGAGAATAGAGACATCCAAAAAGAGGGATAGGATGGTAGAAGCTAAAGCGTCAATAATGGAATTGGCATCTGTAAAGCGGGAAATCACTTCGCCTGTCCGCCGTGTGGCAAAAAAAGACATGGGCAATTCAAAGATGTGTCGGATATAAGACAAAATGACATCAATGCTTAATCTTTGACTCAGTACCGTGAGCAAATAATCTCGTGAGAAGCTCATCATCTGCTGGAGAATGTAAGTGATAACCAAGCCGATGGAGATAATTCCTAAGGTTGACTTCATCTGATTAGGAATATATTCATCTAAAATTCCTTGGATATAATAAGACCCACTAATATTGATGAGAGTGACTAGGAGACTGGATAGTACAATATAGAAGATGAGAGAACTCTGTTTAAAAATCAGAGGAAGAAAACTCATTAGACCATTCTTCTTATCTTTATGCGGTTTGTAGCTGGCTTCAGGTGCTAGAAAAATGGCAACCCCTGTCCATTCGGAGGCAAATCGTTCTTTTGTCATCTTCGTGACCTTGACTGTCGGATCAGGATCACCGATGATGAGATGGTCTTTTTTTGCTTGGTAGACGACATAGTAGTGTTGGAGCTTCCCCTCTTTATTGACATGGACGATAAAGGGATAAGGGACATCTTCCATATCAAAAAGAGTCATATCTGCCTGAATAGCTCTCGTTTCAAATCCCATTTCATTCGCGGCTTTTACAATACCAAGAGCAGTTGTCCCTTCCTTGTTAGTCTTGGCTAATTGCCTCAAATGTGCTAGAGAATAATCAGAACCGTAGAATCTTGCAATAGAAGCCAAAGCAGCAACCCCGCAGTCCCTAGCATCTATTTGTGGGACAAATGTTCGTTTATAGGATGTCATTTGAATAAGTCCTTTCTTGTGCATTTATAAGTCTATTATGACATGCATAGTTAAGGAAAGGAGGTTCAAATCTTAAATGGTTATTCAAATGTCTTGAATGGTAAGTTAGAAATGAGGCAGTATGATTCATAATGTTCCTGAATGGTTGATCATAGGTATTAAACGGTAAACTTTTCTTATTCTGGAATTTTTAATGACTGTTCAGGAAATGGATAAAAAAGTTTTGAAGAAGGTGCTATACTAAACTTGTCAGAGTTGCAACACGACAAAATAAAAATAATTATATAGAGGTATCCATTATGAATACAATTACATTTGATTCAAGTACTTTTACATCACTTACTACAGAAGAACTGATGGCAATTGAAGCTGGAGCCAATTGGGATCGTGTTTTTGCCGGTGGTTCTGTTTACCTAGGAGCAACATTAGCGGTTGCTATGGCTACTAATCCGATTGGTTGGGGTGCAGGAGCAGTTTATCTTGCTACATGTGCTGCTTCAGGAGCTTATATGGGCTATGGACTTGCAACATAACATAGTTTATTAAAGAGTATAAAATTGGAGGTGAGAAAAATGGTAAAAAAAAATTCGTTCGTTATTTGTGCAGTTGCTATAATTGTTACAAATATGCTCATGATTTCGTTTTTTAATAATGGAGAAGAAATTACATCTAATATATTTATTATAATAATCACTTTGTTTTTGTTGCCACCATTTTTAAGGGCAGTTGATAATCAAATGCAGTCTCTGCTTAGACTAGAATCATACGCTTTACTTTTCTTAGCATCTCTATCTGTAATGCGTCTTATCAATCGTATTACAATAGTACCTATTATGGTGAATTCCATAATGATTTTGCTTGCTTTAGGGACTGGAATTGTGTTGATAACCGCATCCATCATGAGAATATCCCAAAAAAATAGAAATAGTTGAATATCAATCCAAGGAATTGAAATTTAATAACCAATTTTGAATAGTGAATAACTGTTGTCTATTCTATTTTCTCAACTTTCCAACTGTAGCTTTTATCATATTACTAAATTTATAGTTTTCATCTAACTTCCCTTAGATTTATCTTAGGGAAGTTTTAAGTATCAACAGCTTTATAATATTTTGAGTTCGACTAGTATAGTCTTTTAAATTCTAATTAGCTATTTTTAGATTTAGAATTAACGTTAGTTTTGAACTATACTTCTTAACGAACAGTTCTTTGTCATACTATTTCTATCCTAAAAGACGATTTCACAAGTATTTTAATTGGCAAACATTCCCATTTTGGAAATTTCAATGACTGTTCAGGAAATGGTCAAAAATTTTTTAAAGAAGGTGCTATACTAAACTTGTCAAAGTTGCAACGAGACAAGTCAATATGAAATAAATGAGGAGGTATTCGTTATGAATACACAAACAATTGAACGCTTATTGCTATCGGAGCTTTATCAGGAGCTTTTGAAGTCAGCCAGCATTGTATTATAGCAGGGCCACAGACATATTTAATGTGTGCAGCTGGAGGTGCTGTTGTAGGTGGGATTATTGCCTATGGCTTACGTCATTAGAAAGGAAAGCGATGAAATTAATCATATTTCAGATGGCTATTTTGATCATTAGTATTTTATATATTTTGGCGAGTCTCTCTTTTAAAAGCTTTAAAGGTAAAGTTTACAGGGCTTGTGTCTTTATATTTATTTTAGCTGGTTTAGTTTCCTATGCGATGAGAGCTTTACATTGGTTTGATTTTTTTGGAGTCATTGTCCCGCTTATGATACTATACCAGTTCGAAGATCGTTTTAATAAATGATGATTGGATACGAGTGTAAGGCTTAATCTTTTAAATCCGTCTGAAACTTTCGAGATAATCTGAAAAAATTGGACAAGATGTTGTAGGGTAGGGAGAGAAGTCTGGAGACTGAGAGCTGATAGACTTCAGAGTTTTAGATATTATGAATATGGCCCAGTATATCCAGCACCAGTTTTGCCGTGTAGATAACATTTAATGGAATAAAGGATAGCCCATGTTTAATCTAGAATAAGGTCAAACATGGGTTGTCTTGTTTCCATAAAGAACTAAAGCCGAGATGTTGATAGGAGGAGTAAAGGGTGCTAGAGAGAGGAAAATATTTCACCTTTGGGACGATGTTACCGATTATATTCGGGGTAATGAGATACATTATCAATCAAGGGAATTATCATCATAACGAGATTGTATTTATTATTTTTTGTATTGCTTTCTTTTTTTTTGTGTATCAACTATATACGGAAGGGGAAGGTAATTCATTTTAAAAGGATAGAAAAAGAGCAGATATTTCAGATTTTGATATTTGTTATCCTAGATATAGCGTTTCTTTTTATATATACAAGTATTTTTAAAGTATCATCGGGTGCTTCAAGTGCTTTTGTGGATAAAAGAAGTAGTGGTTATAGTCTTTCTTTCCTACTAGCGGTTGCCGTTTTTTCTCCCATTGAAGAAGAATTATGTCTAAGAGGATGTGTTCAAAAAGGTACTTTCCAAAACTCTTGGTTGGGTATAATACTTACCTCCTGTTTTTTTTCTTATTTGCATAGTCCTTTTGATGCGGTATCATTTTTATATTATGCAATAGCAGAGGTTATTTATGGAG
This window contains:
- a CDS encoding CPBP family intramembrane glutamic endopeptidase, which translates into the protein MDKRSSGYSLSFLLAVAVFSPIEEELCLRGCVQKGTFQNSWLGIILTSCFFSYLHSPFDAVSFLYYAIAEVIYGVSYKLSDNLLVPILCHIIYNSFIIFSSFL
- a CDS encoding bacteriocin secretion accessory protein; amino-acid sequence: MNPNLFKSAEFYQRRYHNFATLLIIPLLLLVSFLVIFSLFAKKEVTITSRGEITPTKIIASIQSTSNNTILTNNLVNNQLVKKDEIIIKYSETMESSQKQAIETQLALLQRQKTGLETLKSSLEQGTNLFAGEDEFGYVNTFNNFITQSQDIELGISKINTEVNNQAAIASNTVSAIDNQINEIHQQISEYEELRQAISSRSTSLPANNPLQATLNTYLSQAQDTATAEQYISQINQSISSLENSIANLKIQRASTGSISTYDHSLGTKIEVLRTQFLQTASQQLATVDNQLLDLQAKLDQAGVQLKNDTITAPEEGIIHLNQEFEGKNLIPNGSEIAQIFPNISETKEVFITYYVTSEYVSLLKEKQVVRLSLEKIGNQAITIIGNIQSIDKTATKTEQGNLFKITALAQLPDKDSTLIHYGLQGRVTSVIDKKTYFDYCKDKILHNSQ
- a CDS encoding bacteriocin-type signal sequence, encoding MNTITFDSSTFTSLTTEELMAIEAGANWDRVFAGGSVYLGATLAVAMATNPIGWGAGAVYLATCAASGAYMGYGLAT
- a CDS encoding peptide cleavage/export ABC transporter; the protein is MTSYKRTFVPQIDARDCGVAALASIARFYGSDYSLAHLRQLAKTNKEGTTALGIVKAANEMGFETRAIQADMTLFDMEDVPYPFIVHVNKEGKLQHYYVVYQAKKDHLIIGDPDPTVKVTKMTKERFASEWTGVAIFLAPEASYKPHKDKKNGLMSFLPLIFKQSSLIFYIVLSSLLVTLINISGSYYIQGILDEYIPNQMKSTLGIISIGLVITYILQQMMSFSRDYLLTVLSQRLSIDVILSYIRHIFELPMSFFATRRTGEVISRFTDANSIIDALASTILSLFLDVSILIIVGAVLLVQNTHLFLLSLISIPIYIAIIFIFMKPFEKMNHDVMQSNSMVSSAIIEDINGIETIKSLTSEESRYQKIDSEFVDYLDKSFKLSKYSILQGTLKQGAQLILNTGILWFGARLVMDNSISIGQLITFNTLLSYFTHPLENIINLQTKLQSAKVANNRLNEVYLVESEFSGDQSLTDPQFLSGDIQFEDLSYKYGFGRDTLSDINLTIKKGDKVSLVGISGSGKTTLAKMIVNFFEPYKGRITINNNNLKMVDKKVLRKHINYLPQQAYIFSGSVLENLTLGANQMISQEDILRACEIAEIRQDIEQMPMGYQTELSDGAGLSGGQKQRIALARALLTKASVLILDEATSGLDVLTEKKVIDNLMTMTDKTIIFVAHRLSISERTNQVIVLDQGKIIETGTHQELMAKQGFYHHLFSK